The proteins below are encoded in one region of Cololabis saira isolate AMF1-May2022 chromosome 11, fColSai1.1, whole genome shotgun sequence:
- the exosc2 gene encoding exosome complex component RRP4, whose product MAADMRLPSVRKLIPFSVSAADQKDLVVPGDVITPEAGFMRGHGTYVDDDKLTASVAGQVERVDKLICVRPFQTRFYGEIGDVVVGRITEVQQKRWKVETNSRLDSMLLLSSINLPGGELRRRSVEDELTMREYLEEGDLISAEVQSVFSDGSLSLHTRSLKYGKLGQGVLVQVSPSLIKRQKSHFHNLPCGASIILGNNGYVWLFPTSEQDEQAGGFYTDLEPVSLSDREVISRLRNCLLALAAHKVPLYDTSVLYCFESSLEHQVKDILKPEVMEEIVMLTHHKLLEQEG is encoded by the exons ATGGCTGCGGACATGAGATTACCGAGTGTTAGGAAATTAATTCCTTTCTCAGTTTCTGCTGCAGACCAAAAAGATCTGGTGGTCCCTGGCGATGTCATCACTCCAGAAGCTGGTTTTATGAG GGGTCATGGCACCTATGTTGACGATGACAAGCTGACTGCTTCAGTAGCTGGGCAGGTTGAGAGGGTGGACAAACTTATATGTGTCAGACCATTTCAGACCAG ATTCTATGGCGAGATTGGAGATGTTGTGGTTGGCAGAATTACAGAG GTACAACAAAAAAGGTGGAAGGTGGAGACCAACTCCAGACTTGACTCTATGCTCTTGTTGTCGTCTATCAATCTGCCTGGAGGAGAACTG AGGAGAAGATCAGTAGAAGATGAACTCACCATGAGGGAGTATCTTGAAGAGGGCGATCTAATCAGT GCAGAGGTGCAGTCTGTGTTCTCAGATGGTTCCCTGTCTCTTCATACTCGTAGTTTAAAGTATGGAAAA TTGGGTCAGGGAGTACTGGTACAGGTTTCCCCTTCTCTGATCAAGAGGCAGAAGTCACATTTCCACAACTTACCTTGCGGCGCATCCATAATCCTTGGAAATAATGGCTATGTGTGGCTGTTTCCCACATCGGAACAGGATGAGCAAGCTGGGGGTTTCTACACCGACCTGGAG CCTGTTAGCCTGTCGGATCGAGAGGTGATTTCTAGGTTGAGAAACTGCCTGCTGGCTTTGGCTGCACACAAAGTCCCGCTGTATGACACCAGTGTTCTCTACTGCTTCGAATCTTCGCTCGAGCACCAG GTCAAAGACATCCTAAAAcctgaggtgatggaggagattGTAATGTTGACGCATCATAAACTGTTGGAACAAGAAGGTTAA